A single window of Pontiella agarivorans DNA harbors:
- the aguB gene encoding N-carbamoylputrescine amidase: MSKVKTAVTQMTCSEDFSANVDKAEKLVREAAAQGAQIILLQELFEGTYFCKLEKYEYFSYAHEATLDDPLLKRFSDLAKELQVVLPVSFFERAGKATYNSVAMMDADGTMMGVYRKMHIPQGPGYEEKYYFAPGDLGFKVWDTAYAKIGVGICWDQWYPETARSLSLLGADLLLYPTAIGSEPRVPGYDSSDHWRRTQIGHAAANLVPVCASNRIGTERDEDVEMTFYGRSFITDETGALVADADRETEGVWTAEFDFEAMRDFRSGWGFYRDRRPQYYGALLTHDGVNRVAGI; this comes from the coding sequence ATGAGCAAAGTAAAAACAGCCGTAACCCAGATGACCTGTTCCGAGGATTTTTCCGCCAATGTGGATAAGGCGGAAAAATTGGTGCGGGAAGCCGCGGCGCAGGGCGCACAGATTATTCTTCTGCAGGAGCTCTTTGAAGGGACCTATTTCTGCAAGCTGGAGAAATATGAATATTTTTCCTACGCCCACGAAGCGACGCTTGATGATCCGCTGCTGAAGCGCTTTTCGGATCTGGCGAAAGAGCTGCAGGTGGTGCTGCCGGTCAGCTTTTTCGAGCGCGCCGGCAAAGCAACCTATAACTCGGTGGCGATGATGGATGCCGACGGAACGATGATGGGTGTCTACCGCAAGATGCACATTCCGCAGGGCCCGGGTTACGAAGAGAAATACTATTTTGCGCCGGGCGACCTCGGCTTTAAAGTCTGGGATACGGCCTACGCCAAAATCGGCGTCGGCATCTGCTGGGACCAGTGGTATCCGGAAACCGCGCGCAGCCTTTCGTTGCTGGGGGCCGACCTGCTGCTCTATCCGACCGCGATCGGCTCCGAACCGCGCGTTCCCGGTTATGATTCATCCGACCACTGGCGCCGCACGCAGATCGGCCACGCCGCGGCGAACCTCGTTCCGGTCTGTGCTTCCAACCGAATCGGAACCGAGCGCGACGAAGATGTTGAAATGACGTTTTACGGCCGCTCGTTCATTACCGACGAAACCGGCGCGCTGGTCGCCGATGCCGACCGCGAGACCGAAGGCGTCTGGACGGCGGAATTTGATTTTGAAGCCATGCGCGATTTCCGGTCGGGCTGGGGCTTTTACCGCGACCGCCGCCCGCAGTATTACGGCGCGCTTTTAACCCACGACGGCGTCAACCGCGTCGCAGGAATTTAA